The Aneurinibacillus migulanus genome contains the following window.
AAAAATTCTCTTTGTATAGGAGAAGATTGCATGGTACAATAAATTTGCTGTTTAGTGAACGGCCATTTATTGGCGGAACAAATTGTGTAAAAATAGCCCATCTATCTGGTTTTATAACCGGACAGGTGGGTTATTTTTTTGTGAAGTAGATAGTTTTAATGGAGCCAAAGCTGATGTATCCCTAGCTGTTAAGACTGGATTGATTAGCGGCTACCCGGATGGCAGTTTCCAACCAAATCGAGAATTTAAAGCAGAGCTTCAATGGATGTTTCTATATCTATCGGATCGACAGGCGATTCGAATCTGTTTATGACTTTTCCGCTTCTGTCGATTAAGAACTTGGTAAAGTTCCACTTAATGGAGTCGCCAATGAGTAATTCAGGGAATTTCTCTTGCAAAAACGTGTGAAGTATTTTTGCGCTTATATGGGTAGAGTCAAAACCTTTAAATGGAGCTTGTTCTGTTAAGTATGTAAATAAAGGATGAGCCCGAAGGCCACGTACATTTATTTTCTCGAACATAGGAAATTTTATAGCATAATTAAGCTGACAAAACGTCTGAATTTGCTCGTTACTCTCTGGTTCTTGTTCTGCGAATTGATTGCATGGAAATGCCAAGACTTCGAATCCGTTAGGATGATAACGCTCATATAGGCTTTGCAAGTCACTGTATTGGGTTGTAAAGCGGCATTTGCTTGCTGTATTAACAATCATGACAACTTTGTTTTTATATTGTTCAAGCTTTACTTCTTCACCGCGAATATTTTTTACTGTAAAATCATAAATCGACATGTTGACCCTCCGAGTAATTGTTATTTATTTAAAATGATTATAAATAAAATTAAAGCCTTTGTCTATATAAATTACTTGATAGTTTGACAGGGTAGCGTGGTTGGAGGTGGGAGAGTGAGAGAAAGAAGAGGTTGGATGCGCCCTGCGCTCCAGCAGAAGAAAGGCAAACGTGTTTTTTTCCGACCACTCCCGCCCATCGCCCTTCCTTCTTTTCTTACCTCTTACCACAAGAATTTGTCGATTTATCAAATCAGATGTATATAGGTATTTTCATGCTGAAAGATGAAAAAGGTGATAAAAGTATTGGGCGACTATTTTGTAACCCCGTTCAATTTTTTTGAACGGGGGTGTGCATGTATAAGCTGTTAAATTTCAATAATGGAGATTTTATAAAGAGGAATCCATAATTTGGTTTGAAGGAATAGAGGAGCAGGAGGAGCAATATGACCCAATAGAAGACGCTTTATCAGTTTTCTTTATCTGACCTATTCCAACGAATGTCTTACCTATGCTCGCTGATTTAAACAAAAATATAATTTTATAATGGATGATATGTCCTTATATCGTGTAAACATTTTGCGTGGTAAAATTAAATGGATAATATAAACATTTTTTCTATGTATAATACAAATTGGGTGTAAATAACATTGGGAAGTAGAAGGAGAGGAAAATGGCTATTATACAGATAAAATCTAGTAACCCGGATTTTTCATTCATTATTAAAAAAAATCCTGCATCTGGAATGCAGTTACGTTCGATTAGAAAAGGGATAGCATACGGATGGTATCACGGTACAGATACATATAATATTTATTTCAAAGATGCAGACACCGATATCTCCTATAAGCAGCATAGGGATGAGACTTTTGAGTATTTAAATGTCTCCAGGTATAACACACCTCTGCTTCCATTAAATGCAATTGCGGAGTTTTTGTCTGCCACGTTTAAAAATAAAAACGAAAAGGACAAAGATGGATATGAGAATTCATTTTTCGTTAATATGATACATATTAAATATCCTCGCTATATTGATTTTTTTAATAAGCACTTTACGGACTTTCACATTGAAATAGAGCAACATACACACAAAAGCTATAAGATGACAATTAAATCAAATAGAAGTATATATAAATTGGTGAATTTTGCGAATGTCTTATTTTTATTTTTAGCTATGCTTGGTAAGGAGTATCTGGGAGTAAGTGATAGTTTAGTTGAAAAGTACCTTAAAAGCATGAATATAATTGATGCTCCATATTACATCAGGTATTTATTTGCAAGAAACGTTTTAATAAATAAGGAAATTTTTTATAAATTTAAGAAAGAACTTGAACAAACAGATAAATATGCAATTAACTTTGTTTTTGGCAATACAGCGATACAACGTAAACAATTTATTGAAAAGGGTATATCCTTTGATAAATCAATTCTTGATATTGGTTGTGGAGAAGGTTTTTATGCTTTGCCATTCTCAGGGAAAATAGAAGACAATTTTTATTATGCAATTGATATAAACGAAGAACTTATTAGAGAAGTGGATATAAAAGCAAAAAAACGAAATATTGAAAACCTAATTACATTTCCATCTCTTCATACATACTTGGAATCGTACAGTGGAGAAGTAGTGGATGTACTTTTAACAGAAGTAATTGAACACATGGATGTACCAGAGGCAGAGCTGCTAGTAAAATCTGTTTATGAAAATGTCAAGTTTGATAAATTTATCATTACTACTCCAAACTACGATTTTAATCAATATTATGCACTGAATGAATTCAGACATAGTGATCATAAATGGGAAATGAATAAAAATGAATTTGAGAAGTGGATTCATGACATGTTCAAAGAAACCAATTACACACTCCAATTCTTAAATATAGGAGATAGTGTAGATGGGGTTTATACAACACAAGGTGTTTTAATTACAACATAAAGGAGTATGCAAGAGTGGAAATTAGGACAAAAGTTCATACGATATTTATGATGGTTGGAGCGACAGAATCAGGGAAAACAACGTTTGCAAAGAACGTTTTGATTCCACAATTAAAATTTGAAGATGTAAATAAAAACTTTAAAACAAATGTGCAATATATCTCATCAGATGAAATTAGACAAGAAATATTAGGTCACGATTATCACAAGCATAGTCAAATCATGCTCGAAAGCAGTAAACAAGCCTTTCATATGTTGTTTGAAAAGGTAAAAGCAGTCACATCATTTCCGATTCAAGCAGAATTTGTGATTGTTGACACGATCGGATTAGCGGAAGAATTTCGAGAAGAAGTTCAAAAAATCGCAAAGGAAAATGGATACAATCTAGAAGTAGTTTTATTTGATTACAAAGATACTAAAGAGTATTATTCGTCAGATTGCTCTCGAAAAATCATCGCTCAGCATGTCAGTCGATTAAAAAAAGATGTAATGAGTAAGATTCATCGCGAGAAATACAATCGAATCCATAGAATTAAAGCTAAGGATTTTTATAGCCCTCAATCAGGTAAAGTTAATATACAGTATAAAGTTATTATTGAAGATATAGAAGAATATATGTCCCATATTCTTCCGGCAGAAGGGAGATATATTATTGTCGGGGATGTGCATGAAAGGGTTGAGGAGCTAAAAGAGCTACTTTCTAAATATGGGTTTGCTTTTCAAGAGAATAAAATCTTGTACACAAAGAAAACTGCAAACTATAAAATTGTCCTTGTGGGAGACTTTATTGACAAAGGGAAAAATACGGAAGAAATTATTGAATTTATTAGCAATAATTTGGAGTGGTTTTATATTGTAAAAGGAAACCACGAAAATTTTGTGTATAAATATATAAAAGGTGAGTTATCCACTTCTAAAATTGATAATGAGTTAATAGACAAGTATTTCGATTCCATCAAAGTTCTGCAACACAACGATAAACGGAAAGAACAATTTTTGCACTTGGTTGATATATCTAAAGAGTTCTATAGGTTTATTGGTTTTTCTACACCTTCATTTTATGTTACACATGCCCCTTGTAAAAATAAATATATAGGTAAATTGAGTAATCTTGCTTTGAAAAAGCAACGTAAATTTTCAGTGGAAAAAGATAAGAGCCTAGATGAGCAACTGGCTTTTATTAAAAATGAAGCAGTAAATAACCACCCATACCATGTGTTTGGCCATATTGCAACAAACGATAGTATACGAGTTAAAAATAAAATAGGGATTGATACAGGTTGTGTGTATGGAAATGCGTTGACCTCTGTTGTGTTAGACTCAGGGAAGCCGCATTTCAAAAAGCAAAAATCTAAAGACACAATGACCACAGAAGAACTACCGTCTTTGTTTAAAGAAGAAAAGAACGTTTCTCTTGATCACCTGGATGATAGTGACAAAAAACGTTTGCGTTATGTATTGAGAAATAAGGTTAACTTTATTTCTGGAACAATGCCTCCTGCTGATAAAGATGAGGAAAATCATGACCTTGAATCTTTAAAAAGTGGGTTAATGTACTTTAAAAATAAAGGTATTGATAAAGTTGTGCTACAACCAAAGTACATGGGTTCAAGATGTACGATTTACTTAAATCAAGATGTGGAAAAATGTTTCTCTGTTAGCCGAAATGGCTACAAAGCTATTCATGATGAATTACCGCACGTTTACGAACGGCTACTAGACCAATTTGGAACCTATATGCAAGAGAATGGAATCGAAACATTAATTTTGGATGGAGAGTTGCTGCCCTGGAGTGCTTTAGGCAAAGGTCTGATCGAAAGACAATTCAATGTCATTGATAAAGCGATTGAGTCAGAACTGTATTTCTTAAAAGAATATGAATTTGAAGAACAGCTTCAAAATTTGATAACAACATATCAATCAAGCGGCTTTGATGAGGATCAGAATAAAATGCCCAAAAAAGAGCTGAGTAAGAAGTATGGTGATGCCAACTATCAGAATTTTAAATATGTGCAAGAGGTGATGAGGTCGTATATGCCTCTTGAGGAGCATATCCATGCATATAATCAATATAAAGAGCAGCTCATGCTATATGGTCAAGAAGGAGCGGTTGAGTATAAACCGTTTGATATTTTGAAAATTGTTAAAAAGAATGGTGAGGAAGAGATCCCTTTACTCGGTGCTTCGGAGATGTTCAAGTTCCTATCGATTGATGAATGTATTGTTGTTGATTTTGCCAAGAACAATTGGTTTGAGGTGGCAGAGGAATTTTACAAAAATACGACAACAGTAAAAAGAATGGAAGGTATCGTAATTAAACCAGATACAATAAAGAATGGAATAACACCGTATATGAAAGTAAGAA
Protein-coding sequences here:
- a CDS encoding metallophosphoesterase; translated protein: MEIRTKVHTIFMMVGATESGKTTFAKNVLIPQLKFEDVNKNFKTNVQYISSDEIRQEILGHDYHKHSQIMLESSKQAFHMLFEKVKAVTSFPIQAEFVIVDTIGLAEEFREEVQKIAKENGYNLEVVLFDYKDTKEYYSSDCSRKIIAQHVSRLKKDVMSKIHREKYNRIHRIKAKDFYSPQSGKVNIQYKVIIEDIEEYMSHILPAEGRYIIVGDVHERVEELKELLSKYGFAFQENKILYTKKTANYKIVLVGDFIDKGKNTEEIIEFISNNLEWFYIVKGNHENFVYKYIKGELSTSKIDNELIDKYFDSIKVLQHNDKRKEQFLHLVDISKEFYRFIGFSTPSFYVTHAPCKNKYIGKLSNLALKKQRKFSVEKDKSLDEQLAFIKNEAVNNHPYHVFGHIATNDSIRVKNKIGIDTGCVYGNALTSVVLDSGKPHFKKQKSKDTMTTEELPSLFKEEKNVSLDHLDDSDKKRLRYVLRNKVNFISGTMPPADKDEENHDLESLKSGLMYFKNKGIDKVVLQPKYMGSRCTIYLNQDVEKCFSVSRNGYKAIHDELPHVYERLLDQFGTYMQENGIETLILDGELLPWSALGKGLIERQFNVIDKAIESELYFLKEYEFEEQLQNLITTYQSSGFDEDQNKMPKKELSKKYGDANYQNFKYVQEVMRSYMPLEEHIHAYNQYKEQLMLYGQEGAVEYKPFDILKIVKKNGEEEIPLLGASEMFKFLSIDECIVVDFAKNNWFEVAEEFYKNTTTVKRMEGIVIKPDTIKNGITPYMKVRNPDYLTIIYGYDYRFPRKYSKLIKQKNIGKKLKTAISEYKLGKEMLTHNLDSINENNKEYQQLVANMLFETSKEKEIDPRL
- a CDS encoding S-layer homology domain-containing protein: MCKNSPSIWFYNRTGGLFFCEVDSFNGAKADVSLAVKTGLISGYPDGSFQPNREFKAELQWMFLYLSDRQAIRICL
- a CDS encoding methyltransferase domain-containing protein; translated protein: MAIIQIKSSNPDFSFIIKKNPASGMQLRSIRKGIAYGWYHGTDTYNIYFKDADTDISYKQHRDETFEYLNVSRYNTPLLPLNAIAEFLSATFKNKNEKDKDGYENSFFVNMIHIKYPRYIDFFNKHFTDFHIEIEQHTHKSYKMTIKSNRSIYKLVNFANVLFLFLAMLGKEYLGVSDSLVEKYLKSMNIIDAPYYIRYLFARNVLINKEIFYKFKKELEQTDKYAINFVFGNTAIQRKQFIEKGISFDKSILDIGCGEGFYALPFSGKIEDNFYYAIDINEELIREVDIKAKKRNIENLITFPSLHTYLESYSGEVVDVLLTEVIEHMDVPEAELLVKSVYENVKFDKFIITTPNYDFNQYYALNEFRHSDHKWEMNKNEFEKWIHDMFKETNYTLQFLNIGDSVDGVYTTQGVLITT
- a CDS encoding glutathione peroxidase, with the translated sequence MSIYDFTVKNIRGEEVKLEQYKNKVVMIVNTASKCRFTTQYSDLQSLYERYHPNGFEVLAFPCNQFAEQEPESNEQIQTFCQLNYAIKFPMFEKINVRGLRAHPLFTYLTEQAPFKGFDSTHISAKILHTFLQEKFPELLIGDSIKWNFTKFLIDRSGKVINRFESPVDPIDIETSIEALL